The DNA sequence AGGAGTGTTCACTGTATGCGGAGATACGGGATCTATAAAAGGTCTTTGGCAAATGAGAACCGTCCCCATTAGCCTCCATTAGCCCATTTACTAGTTTACTTTGCTTAAAAAAGTGGAAAATGTTTATAGTATAATAGAAGGAAAAGATGAAAGGAGATGGATAGCATGTTGAGTAAAAAGCTTGTGAAAGGCTTAAATGATCAAATGAACTACGAATTTTATTCTGCTCATGTGTATTTAGCGACAGCGGCTTATTGTTCTAATGAAAGTTTAGATGGCTTCGCTAATTTTTTCCTCGCCCAGGCTGAGGAGGAACGGTTTCACGCCATGAAATTTTATAATTTCATTAATGATATGGGGGAAAGGGCAGAAATAAAAGGGATGGATACACCTAACAATTCGTTCTCTTCCATTTTAGAAACGTTTCAAAAGTCTTTAGATCATGAAAAAGAAGTAACACAACGTATTTATAAGCTAGCAGATATGGCTTTAGATGAAAGAGAACATGCGACTATGACTTTCTTGAAGTGGTTTATTGAAGAACAGGTTGAGGAAGAAGCAACCTTTGATAATATTATTCAAAAACTAAAACGTATTGATGATGACAGCAATGCTTTCTTTATGTTAGAAAGCGAGCTTGGAAAACGAACGTTCTCACCAAATGAATAGGCTAATAATGACGATTCTGGCTTGCCAGAACCGTCATTTATTTTGACATAAATTAAATTATTGGCAAACTAGGTCCGTCCCTACTAGCCATTAGCCTTCAGGCAAACGAGAACCGTCCCCATTAGCCGTCCTATTAGCTGTTCGACAAATTATACGTATAAGTTTGTGAAAGTTTACTATTTTATTATACTGTTATATTTTTAGTGGATGTTAGTGAAGTGTTATACAACCAAAACCTAATAAAATGTTGTTTTAACAAGGTTTTATAGTAATACATATAAAAAAATCAAACAATTGAAAAATAAACTCTTGATCTAATAAGTTTACAATATTATAATCGAATTAACATCTTATCCGTATAAGTTAAATAAAGCGTGGAAATTAAGATGTTAGGATGTATATTATCATCCAAAAGAGGAGGTTTTTTATTTATTCGTTTTGAAAGCGTTACCAAACTACCAATCTTAAGGGGGATTTAGAAAATGAAGAAGATTTTATTGTTACTCTTTTCGGCAATGGTTTTAGTGGCGTTAGTGGCTTGTGGCGATGATGATGCATCTACAGGTGATGACGGAGATTCTTCGGGAGACTCAAACGGATTGCGAGTTGGTTTAGCTTTACCAACACAATCATCAGAACGGTGGGTTCTTGATGGAGATAACATGAAAAAAGAGTTTGAAGCACTTGGTTATGAAGTGGATATGCAATTTGCAGAAGATGTAGTGGAAACGCAAGTCTCTCAAATTGAAAACATGATAACACAAGGTGCTGACATTCTTGTAATCGCTTCCATAGATGGTGAAGCATTAACTAGTGTACTAGAGATGGCAGAAGCATCTGACATTCCAGTTATTGCATATGACAGATTAATCATGAACAGTGAACACGTTAGTTATTATGCAACCTTTGACAATTTTCAAGTTGGTGTACTTCAAGGGGAATATATCGTGGAAAACTTAGGCTTAACTGATGGAGAAGAAGGGCCATTTAATATCGAACTATTTGCAGGATCTCCAGATGATAATAATGCATATTTCTTCTGGGATGGTGCGATGTCTGTTCTACAACCGTACATTGATGGAGGACAATTAGTAGTTAAGAGTGGTCAGACTAACTTTGAACAAGGTGCAACACTTCGTTGGGATGGATCACTAGCACAAGAACGTATGGATAACATTTTAAGTGCACATTATTCTGATGCAACCGTCGATGCGGTATATTCTCCGTTTGATGGGATTAGTCGTGGAATTATTTCATCGTTGACTTCTGTTGGGTATGGTTCTGACAGCCAGCCTATTCCTTTGATCACAGGTCAGGATGCTGAATTAAGTTCTGTTAAATACATCATTTCAGGAGAACAAACACAAACAATTTTTAAAGATACACGTGAATTGGCGAAGCAAGCGGTAAACATGGCAGATGCAATTATGAATGATGAAGAGCCTGAAGTAAATGACACAGAAACATACGACAACAATGCAAAAGTAGTTCCATCTTACCTAATAGAACCTATTTCAGTAGATATTGATAACTATTATGAAGTACTTGTTGAAAGTGGTTACTTCACTGAAGAGGATCTGGACTAGACTGTAAGCAGGAAGGTATTCTAGGAATCTAGCTTTCTTCTAGATTACCTTCCTATCTTTCTATTGAAAGGCGTGACACGGATGAGTGATTATATACTGGAAATGAAGCATATAACGAAAACCTTTCCTGGTGTAAAAGCTTTAGATGACGTTAACCTACAAGTCACTCCAGGTGAAATACATGCACTGATTGGTGAAAATGGCGCTGGGAAATCCACGTTAATGAAAGTGTTAAGTGGTGTTCATCCAATTGGTACGTATGAAGGAGAAATTTTCTACAACAGCAAATTGTGTGAATTCAAATCTATTAATGAAAGTGAAGCGAAAGGGATTGTTATCATTCATCAAGAGCTAGCATTAATCCCTGAGTTGTCCATTGCCGAAAATATCTTTTTAGGTAATGAGCAGGTGAAAAGAGGCGTTATTAACTGGAACGAAACGATTTTGAAAACAACGGAACTACTTAAAAAAGTAGGCTTGAAAATAGATCCTCAGGAAAAAATAAAAAACATCGGGGTAGGTCAGCAACAGTTAGTAGAAATTGCAAAAGCCCTCTCAAAGGATGTAGAGCTTCTTATTCTCGATGAACCGACTGCTTCTCTTAATGAGGAAGATAGTGCTAACTTATTGAGGTTATTAAGGGAGTTTAAAGAGCAGGGAATGACCTCTATATTAATTTCCCATAAACTAAAGGAATTGCTGACGATTGCTGATAACATTACGATTCTTCGCGATGGTCAAACAGTTGGCTCTATGTCTATGGAAAAGGATGATGTAACGGAAGGGAAAATCATTAAAGCGATGGTAGGAAGAGATTTATCTAACCTATATCCAGAACGGAATTCGCAAATAGGAGATGTGTTCTTCGAGGTCAAGAATTGGTCCGCGGATCACCCTCTCGATCCCAATCGAAAGCTATTAGATAACATTAATATGAATGTGAAAAAAGGTGAAGTTGTCGGAATTGCTGGTTTGATGGGAGCTGGAAGAACAGAATTTGCTATGAGTGTTTTCGGTAGATCATACGGCAGAAATATTACAGGTGAAGTGTATAAAGGTGGCAAACGGATTGATGTGAAAACTGTAGACCGTGCCATTGCTAATGGATTAGCGTACGTCTCTGAAAACCGAAAAGAGTACGGTCTCATTTTAATAGATAGTGTAAGAAAAAACTTAACACTAGCAAACTTACATTCTGTAACGAACAAAAATAAATTAATAGATTTGCATAAAGAGGTAAATGTATCCGAGAGCTTAAAGGACAAATTGAATATTAAAGCACCTACCATTGAACAAGTAACAGGAAACTTAAGTGGTGGTAACCAGCAGAAAGTCGTACTAGGTAAGTGGTTAAATGCAGAACCAGATATTTTAATTTTAGACGAACCGACAAGAGGTATCGATGTAGGAGCAAAATATGAAATCTATAAAATAATCAATCAACTGGCAGAGAGTGGAAAGAGTATCATCGTTATTTCTTCTGAGCTTCCAGAAATACTAGGTATTTGTGATCGGATCTATACAATCAACAATGGAAAGATAACAGGTGAATTACCAGTGGAGGAAGCTGATCAAGAAAAGCTGATGACATACATGACTGAAAGTTGGAGGGACGAATAAATGGAGACCTTAAAAACAGTAATGACTAATAATATTCGTAAATTTGGAATGATCATCGCTCTCGTAGGTATCGCATTATTGTTCCAAATATTAACGTCAGGTTCTTTACTAACACCTTTGAACGTAACAAACATTATTATGCAAAACAGCTATATTATCGTGTTGGCAATAGGTATGATGCTCATCATTATTACAGGAGAAATTGATTTATCAGTAGGGTCCGTAGCAGCATTTATTGGAGCTATAGCAGGGGTTCTCATTGTAACGATGGATATGCCGGTCATTGTAGGAGTTATTATATGTTTAATCATTGGAGCATTAATCGGTGTTTGGCAAGGATTTTGGGTCGCATATATGGGTATTCCGGCGTTCATTGTAACTTTAGCTGGAATGCTGTTATTTAGAGGGTTGACCCTAGTCGTACTTGGAGGAAGGACGATTGCGCCATTCCCAAATGAGTTCAGACAAATGAGTACATCATTTTTACCGGATATTTCAGGTGGGGACTTGCACCTTTTAACGTTACTTATTGGTGGTGTTGCATCCCTACTTTACGTTTTATGGGAGCTCCAACAGCGTAGGGCAGCAAAATACTATAACTTCAGAACGTCCTCCTATGCTATGTTTGTTACAAAAATAGGCATAATTATTTTAGCTATTAATGCCTTTACTTTCTTGATAGCGCAGTATCGAGGAATTCCGGTCGTACTTCTTATACTCGTAGTACTTGTATTAGGCTATACCTTTGTCATGACGAAAACTGTTTTAGGGCGTCACATATACGCCGTTGGTGGAAACACGAATGCAGCTCAATTGTCTGGTGTAAAAACGAAGAAAATGAAATTTTTAGCGTTTGTAAATATGGGGTTCCTGTCAGCACTTGCAGGATTAATTTTCGCATCGAGATTAAACGCAGCAACTCCACAAGCTGGTCAATTGTTTGAGTTAGATGCGATTGCTGCTGCAGTTATTGGTGGTGCCTCCTTTACTGGAGGAATTGGAACGATCTTCGGTGCGGTCATCGGTGCCCTCGTTATGGGTGTCTTAAATAACGGGATGTCATTAATGGGTATTGGTACTGACTGGCAGCAGGCTATTAAAGGTTTAGTATTACTAGGGGCTGTTGCATTTGATGTAATAAGTAAAAACCGAGGTAAATAATGTGAGAGAGTACTAGTTTTATATCGTGTAGTGATAACAGGAGTGGTTGTGCCTGATGATTGATTGTCAGGCTAACTTTTTTCTGAATCGTTGTCCGTACAAGTTAATAAAAAAATGTAAGGGGGGCGTACAAGTGTCTCTGAAGCAATTAAAGGAAGCGGTGTTAAAAGCTAATCTAGATTTACCAAAATACGGTCTTGTTACGTTTACTTGGGGAAATGTAAGTGGCATTGATAGGGATCTTGGTCTTATTGTCATTAAACCTAGCGGAGTTAGTTATGAACAAATGACTCTAGAAGATTTAGTTGTTGTAAATTTGAAAGGAAAAGTGGTAGAAGGCCATTTGAAGCCTTCATCAGATACATCGACACACGTATATCTTTACAACCATTTTCAAAACATCGGTGGAATTGTTCATACCCACTCTCCTTGGGCAACGAGTTGGGCCCAGGCTGGAAGAGATATAGAAGCACTAGGAACAACTCATGCTGATTATTTTTATGGAGCAGTTCCATGTACTCGTGCCATGAAAAAAGAAGAAATTGAATCAGATTACGAGAGGGAAACGGGAGCTGTTATCGTTGAAACATTCAAAGAGCGACAGATAGATCCCGATTTAGTGCCAGGAGTACTTGTCAATAGTCATGCTCCATTCAACTGGGGCAAGAATCCTGGGGAAGCGGTCCATAACGCAGTAGTCTTAGAAGAAGTAGCGAAAATGGCATTATCTAGTTTTCAAATAAATCCTAGTCTAAATGAAATGGATCAGAACTTGTTAGATAAGCACTTTTTAAGAAAACACGGAAAAGAGGCATATTACGGGCAAAGTTAAATCGTTAATGGGGAGGAAGGAAAATGGGCAAATACGCTATCGGTATTGATTATGGGACGCAGTCGGGGAGAGCCGTATTAGTTTCCTTAGCTGACGGAACAGAGATTGCTGACCATGTAACGGAATATCGCCACGGAGTAATGG is a window from the Evansella cellulosilytica DSM 2522 genome containing:
- a CDS encoding ferritin, producing the protein MLSKKLVKGLNDQMNYEFYSAHVYLATAAYCSNESLDGFANFFLAQAEEERFHAMKFYNFINDMGERAEIKGMDTPNNSFSSILETFQKSLDHEKEVTQRIYKLADMALDEREHATMTFLKWFIEEQVEEEATFDNIIQKLKRIDDDSNAFFMLESELGKRTFSPNE
- the chvE gene encoding multiple monosaccharide ABC transporter substrate-binding protein → MKKILLLLFSAMVLVALVACGDDDASTGDDGDSSGDSNGLRVGLALPTQSSERWVLDGDNMKKEFEALGYEVDMQFAEDVVETQVSQIENMITQGADILVIASIDGEALTSVLEMAEASDIPVIAYDRLIMNSEHVSYYATFDNFQVGVLQGEYIVENLGLTDGEEGPFNIELFAGSPDDNNAYFFWDGAMSVLQPYIDGGQLVVKSGQTNFEQGATLRWDGSLAQERMDNILSAHYSDATVDAVYSPFDGISRGIISSLTSVGYGSDSQPIPLITGQDAELSSVKYIISGEQTQTIFKDTRELAKQAVNMADAIMNDEEPEVNDTETYDNNAKVVPSYLIEPISVDIDNYYEVLVESGYFTEEDLD
- the mmsA gene encoding multiple monosaccharide ABC transporter ATP-binding protein, which codes for MSDYILEMKHITKTFPGVKALDDVNLQVTPGEIHALIGENGAGKSTLMKVLSGVHPIGTYEGEIFYNSKLCEFKSINESEAKGIVIIHQELALIPELSIAENIFLGNEQVKRGVINWNETILKTTELLKKVGLKIDPQEKIKNIGVGQQQLVEIAKALSKDVELLILDEPTASLNEEDSANLLRLLREFKEQGMTSILISHKLKELLTIADNITILRDGQTVGSMSMEKDDVTEGKIIKAMVGRDLSNLYPERNSQIGDVFFEVKNWSADHPLDPNRKLLDNINMNVKKGEVVGIAGLMGAGRTEFAMSVFGRSYGRNITGEVYKGGKRIDVKTVDRAIANGLAYVSENRKEYGLILIDSVRKNLTLANLHSVTNKNKLIDLHKEVNVSESLKDKLNIKAPTIEQVTGNLSGGNQQKVVLGKWLNAEPDILILDEPTRGIDVGAKYEIYKIINQLAESGKSIIVISSELPEILGICDRIYTINNGKITGELPVEEADQEKLMTYMTESWRDE
- the mmsB gene encoding multiple monosaccharide ABC transporter permease encodes the protein METLKTVMTNNIRKFGMIIALVGIALLFQILTSGSLLTPLNVTNIIMQNSYIIVLAIGMMLIIITGEIDLSVGSVAAFIGAIAGVLIVTMDMPVIVGVIICLIIGALIGVWQGFWVAYMGIPAFIVTLAGMLLFRGLTLVVLGGRTIAPFPNEFRQMSTSFLPDISGGDLHLLTLLIGGVASLLYVLWELQQRRAAKYYNFRTSSYAMFVTKIGIIILAINAFTFLIAQYRGIPVVLLILVVLVLGYTFVMTKTVLGRHIYAVGGNTNAAQLSGVKTKKMKFLAFVNMGFLSALAGLIFASRLNAATPQAGQLFELDAIAAAVIGGASFTGGIGTIFGAVIGALVMGVLNNGMSLMGIGTDWQQAIKGLVLLGAVAFDVISKNRGK
- the araD gene encoding L-ribulose-5-phosphate 4-epimerase, whose product is MSLKQLKEAVLKANLDLPKYGLVTFTWGNVSGIDRDLGLIVIKPSGVSYEQMTLEDLVVVNLKGKVVEGHLKPSSDTSTHVYLYNHFQNIGGIVHTHSPWATSWAQAGRDIEALGTTHADYFYGAVPCTRAMKKEEIESDYERETGAVIVETFKERQIDPDLVPGVLVNSHAPFNWGKNPGEAVHNAVVLEEVAKMALSSFQINPSLNEMDQNLLDKHFLRKHGKEAYYGQS